CGGCGTCGTTGCGGGCGGCCTCGAACTCCTTGCGGAAATGCTCGCGCATCGTCTCGACGTCGAAGTCCAGCAGCGTGCCGCCGGTCTCGAAATGCTGCGCGAACACGCGGCCGAGCGCCTGGGTGGCGGCCAGCGACAGGGCCGGCATGACGGCGACGCCCAGCGCCGTGCCGATGAACGGAACGGCCTTCACGGCGGAGCCGAGCACGCTGGAGCTGAGGGCGCCGGGCATGACGCCGCCCATCAGCGCGCCGATGATGGCGCGGGTGCGTTCCTGCGCGAACTCGATCTCATAGAGCTTGGCGAGCTTATGGATCAGGTTGAGCTGGGCCACGCTGACCGCGGCGACGTCCGCGCCGGGAACGGGGATGAGTCCGAAGGCACCCGAGGCGTAGCTGTGATACTTGATCAGTTCCTGGGCGCGCTTCTTACGGTCTACCATGATCCGAAGCCTTTCGAGGGTCAGGTGAGGTTGATCTGAGGTGGAAACAGTGGTTTGAAACACGCTTCTTAGGACGTTATGCGTCGCAAGTTCGGCATTCCGAAAGAAACAAAGCATCGCCAATCAACCGCCGTTTTAGCGATTGGTAAAAGAATGCCCCTATTGCCGCTGGTAAATTAGACGAAGTCCTTCGGGACTGTCGTCGAGCAGAGAATGACTACCCAACGATCCAATACGTCCCAACGACTTGATACATTTTCAGTACTTAACAACGCATTAAATGCCTATGATCACCGTCGGTGTTTTTGTCGGAAGGTGCGTCATCTTTCTACGAATTGTAACAAAGTTCATCATGAGCTTTTCTTTGTGTATTAAGGTCCGCTACCTTTGCGGGAAGCGGACCGGCAGGTCGAGGGCGCGCGCCGGAAGCTCGCTGCGCGCGCCGGCGCTGACCGCCGCACCCAGCACCAGGACGGTGTCGCGCACCGGCTCGCCGTCGATGGTCTGCGTGGGCAGGGCCACGCGCAGCAGCAGGCCATCCCGCGACGACGACGGAGCGTGGCCTTTCAGAAGGCGCAGCAGCGCCCATGGCCCGCGCTCCGCCAGGGTGGTGGTGTCGCCGGTCGCCGCGGCGGTTCCTCCCGCCGGCGCACCCTTCGGACGGAAGGGCGACCCGGCGGCCCAGCGGGCGCTCAGCAGGACGGGCTGGCCCGGCGTCCAGGCGAGCGTTCCGCCGTTGGCCGAGGCGCCCACCGCGCTGGCGCCGGAACGCACCGACCAGTCGATGATGTGCTCCGCCCCGACCTCCTGCGCGCGGTTGGCGCCGTAGGTGAGGCGGACGCTGACCGGCGACGGGCGCGCGATGGCCTCCAGCAGGGGGCGGGCGGCCTCCATCCGCTCCATGAAGGCGGCGACCTCGGGGGTCGCGGTCCGCATCACCGCGGCCCGGTGCTCGTCGAGCTGTCGGAAGAAGCGGCGGACGTCCTGCGGGTCGGCGTCGGGCGCGCCGCGGGATTGATCCGTGCCGACGAAGGGGAAGCGCCCGGCGAGGGTCTGCGCGAAGGCGGTGGACAGCTTCGACAGGGCGAGGTCGCCGTCCGGAACCGGGGCCTCCGCCGGCATTCGGGGCGGGATCGGCAGATGCGCGACGACGGCCGGCAGCTCCACGACGGCGGGCGGCAGGGCCGCGGGTTCCGGCGCCGGGCGCGGGGGAGGCGGGGGTGCCGCCGCGACCGGCTTGGCCGGCTCCGCTTCGGGCATGACGGATTTGGCTTCGGCAGGCTTGGCTTCGGCCGGCTTGGCCTGCTCTGTCTTGGCCTGCTCTGTCTTGGCCTGCTCTGTCTTGGTCTGCTCCGGCTTCGGTTCCGCCGGCTTGGCCGCCTCCGCTGGCGGAGCATCGGGAACCGTCGCGGGCAGGGCCGCGGCCAGGGCGTCCGGCAGCGCGGTCACCGCCGGGTTCAGGACCAGGGCGCCGCCATCGCCCACCGCGAACAGGGCGCCGGTCTGCGGCGCGTCCAGAGCCAGGACGGCGGCGCGGGCACCGGTCGCGGCGGTGGACAGGGCCTCGGTGATGCGGTCGGTGGTGTCGCGCCCCGGCAGATCGGCGATGGCCGCCTTCTGGAGCATCACGCGGATCGCGTCGGGCAAGCCGCGGGCGGGCTCCTGCAAGGCGCCGGCGATGGGCCAGGCGACGCTCTCGGCGACGGCACCGGTCAGGCGGCGGACGGCATCCACATCCTCGGCGGTGGGTGTCTCCGGCAGGCCGCGCAGCCGTTCGGCCAGGGCCTCGGCGCGCTGGCGGAGCGGGTTGCGGCCGTACAGCTCCTCGGCCAGCGGGGCGGCGAGCTGCACCGACTCCGCGCGCACCGCCGCGGCGATGGTCCGGGCGTCCAGGTTGGGCAGGTCGGCGCCGGCGGCGATGCGCGTGATGTAGCCGTCCGTCGCCGTCATCGGCGACCGGGGAACGGCGCCGTAGACGCTCTCGGCCAGCGCGTTCAGCTCGTCGAAGCCGCTGTTGCGGCGGAAGCGGTCGTAGCGTTCCAGCGCGTCGCGCCGCCCGCCGATGCGGTCGAGCTGCTCGGCGAGCCGGCGGAAGGCCGGAAGGTCCTCCACGCGCTGCGGGTTGGCGACCGGCGGCAGCTCGGCCATGGTGGCGCTGGGCAGCAGGGCGTCGCGGATCGGCCGCAGCACCGAGCGGCGCAGCGTGACGGAGGCGAGCCGCTTCTTGTCCTCGTCGAAGCCGCTGAACAGCGAGGTCGGCAGCAGCGGCGTGGCGAGAGGACTGCGCTCCATCACCGCCGTGGCGGCGATCACCCGACCGGCCAGAGCCCCGTCGGTGACGGCGTCGCGCGCCAGCAGCGCCCGGCGCAGGTCGGCGGTGGCGGCGGCGACCGGCGGGCTGCCGGCGGCCACGCCGGACACCCCCTGCCACGCGGCGACCGACAGGCCGGCGACCGAGGCGGCGAGCGCGGCCTGGGCCATCCGGCGGCGCTTGTGGGCCTGCTGGTAGGCGGCGTCGGACGGCCGCCCGTAGCCGGCCTCGGCGAAGGCCCGGCCCGGCAGCAGGTCGCGCGCGAAGACCGGGCGGCGCCCGCCGGTGGCCGGGGCGTAAGCGCCGGTCAGGGCTATTCCGCGCAGCGGGAAGGGCTCACTCTGGTCGTCTCCTCCCAGGGCGCCGTCGAGGAACAGCGCCAGCGGATGGCGCAGCGTGTCCAGGGATGCCGGCAGCAGCGGCAGCCGCACCCCGGCGGTGCCGGCGGCGAAGGCGTCAGCCTCCAGCACGGCGATGTCGGCGGCGATGGCCTCGAACGCCTCGTCGATGCGGCGCGGCTCGAAGGGCTTGGCCCAGTCCTGCGGGTTGGTCCATCCCAGCACGCCGTCCAGCAGGGCGGAGGGCACGGCGGCGCAGAGGTCGGTGAATCCGTCCAGGGCCTCGGCGCGGACCACGACCACATGCACCGGGCCGACCACGCCGACGTCGTCGCGCAGCGTCCGCAGACGTTCCCGCAGGGCGGCGCCCCGCTTGGCCAGCGCGTCGCGGGGTCCGGGCCGTTCGGCGGCGGCGCGCAGCTCGTCGGCGCCGACCATCAGCAGGACGCCGTCCAGCGGGCGGCGCATCGGCCGCTTGCGCATCGCCGCGACCAGCGCCGGCCAGGACGCGCCCAGCCGGGAGCCGTCGGCGGAGTCGGCGCCCGCGTGCAGGATCGCGGCACCTTCGCAGAACCACCAGCAGCCGTTCTCGCCGTTGCCGTCCTCGGGCCAGCGGACATGGGTCGGGTCGGTGGCGAGCAGGGCCGGGCCGCCGACGCCGAAGGCCAGGAACCAGGGAATGTCGCCACGGCGCAGGGGGCCGCGCATCTGCCGCGTCAGGATGTCCATCCCCTCGCCATAGATGCGGGCGTTGGGCGGCGCGTTGGCGGCGGCCTTCGTGGGGGGAGGCGCCTCGGCGCGGACGCGCAGCGGTGCCGGCGGGGCGGCCCGGCGCGGGGGCGCCTTCCTTCCGGCGGCGGCCTTCACGGCGGGCTTGCGCCGCCAGCCGCGCAGCGTCGGCCAGACCATCCGGCCGAGGCGGTAGAAGATGTAGAGCGGCAGCGCCAGCAGCGCGTAGGGCGCCAGCGTGACGGCGAAGGACAGCAGATAGACGATGGCGGAGCCGATGGTGGAAAGCACCAGCTCCAGCGTGAGCATCAGTAGGACCATGACAGCCCCATGTCCTCGACCGCGGCGCGGGCGCCGCTCAGATCGCGTTGGATGCCGCCGACGGCGCCGGCCCACAGCAGGTGCGAAACCACGAGGAACAGCACGGCGGTCCCGCCGACCGCCCACCACCAGCGCCGGGCGGACGGCGCGAGGTAGCCGGGCACGGCGCCGTCCGTCGGTTCGCAGGCGCGCGGGCTGGGATGGCTGGCCGCGGCGCGCTCGCCGACGACGATGCGGTGCAGGGCGGGGCGGCGGGCGGTCGCCTGGGCGTCGTCGGGAAAGCCCAGCGCCAGCGCCGCGAGATAGACGGCGGCCAGCCCGCGGTCGGCCTTGGCGCCCTGGCGGATCAGATCGTCGGCCTGCACGAACAGGGTCTGCAGCGTGGCGTTCGCGCCGAACAGGCGGCTGGAGACCACGGCGTCGGCGGGCCGCGTCTGGGCCAGCGCGCGGTCGGCCAGCATGGCCATGGCGAAGACCGCCTTGACCACCGTGCCGTGCGCGCCCGGCCCTTGGGAGACGGCGGCGCCGCTCATCCCATGGAGCGTGGCGGTCAGCCGGTCGGCCACCGTCCCCGCCGGGGCCTGCGCGTCGGCGCAGCCGGCGAGCAGATCCTCCTGGAAGGCGCGGAACAGGGCCAGGATGCCGGCGGGCTTGGCTCCCGAAGACGCCGTCTTCGGTGCCGGGGCGGAGTGGGCCTGGGCGAGTTGGGCGGTCACGGCGTTCCCTCCGTCAACGGAGCCACGGTGAAGCTTTCCCGTCCCAGCCGCACGTCCAGGGCGCCGGCGCCGTCCAGCGTCTGCCGGTGGGCGCCGGGCGCGCCGTACAGCGCGTAGACGAGGGTTCGGGGCGGGGTGGCGGCGGATGGGGCGAAGGGCGGCAGGCTGTGCAGGAGCACGCTCTGGCCCGGCACCATCTCCCACGAGGCGATGGCGATCCGGCTTCCGGCCTCGGCGCTCAACGCCTCGCGGTCGCGGAACCAGCCCGCGGCGTCGAGCCCGGCGAGACGTCCGGCCAGCGCCGGGTCGGCCACCCGCACCACGTCGACGGCGACCGGGCGGCGGCCGTTGGCGTCGGGCTCGGCAACGATGCGGAGCACCGGCGCGTCGGCGCGTCCCGTGCCGGGGGCGGGCGTGCCCGCGGCGCAGCCGGCGAGCGTCAGGGCGAGGAGCATGGCCAAGCGCTTCATCTCAGCCACCCGTGCCGGACGCCGACTGGCCGACGCAGACGTAGCCCGCCGGGGTGTGGCGGTACCAGTTGCCGGTCGCCTCGGCGCAGGGGGCGAGCACGCGGTCGTTGCGCTGCGGCTGCGCCGCCACCGGTGCCGGGGCGGTGTCCACCTCGCGGGCACCGGCGGGACGGTTGGTCACGACGAAGCCGTCCTCGTCCTCCTCGACGATCATCACGTAGCGGGCGCGCTTGGCGGGGTAGCGGATGCCGACGTCGTAGTCGCCGTCGGCCACCTTCTCCAGGATCGCACCGGGGCGGTCGCTGCCGAGCGGCGCGCAGCCCGTTCCGGCGAGCAGGACCGGCAGCAGCGCCGCCGCGGCGATCAGGGTTCGCATCATCGGAATGTTCCTGCTCATGCCGGGATCGCCTTGCGCTGGGCGTTGACCGCGGCGGCGGGGCCGGCGGCCTCCATCAGGTCGGGCGGGGTCGGCTCGATGCCGGCCTCGGCCAGCGTCCGGTAGACGGACCGCCAGACCAGCTCCGGCACGACGAAGCTGGCGTCGTAGTCCTCGACCCAGAAGAACAGGTTGTACTTGCACAGCCACTGGCCGTTGACGCCGCGAATGCCGTCGTAGCGGACGAAGGGCGGGCCGCCGGTGGCGCTGGGCATCACCTTGTCGGCGTTCTGCAGGGCGGTGGTCAGCAGGCCGCCCATCCGGCCGGGGTCGTGACGGGCGTCGGCGTAGTATTCCAGCTTCATCGACACCCGGTCGACCGCGCTGAAATTGATGACGGTCGCCTCCGACACCTTGGCGTTGGGCATGGCGACGATGAAGCCGGCGACGTTGCGGATCCGCACCGTGCGCCACGTCATGTCCACCACGACGCCGCGCACCAGATCGGTGATCTGGATGCTGTCGCCGATCTGGAACGGACGCTCGATGTTCAGGACGATGCCGGAGAAGACGTTGGCGATGTTGGCCTGGATGGCGAGGCCGATGACCATGCCGACGAGGCCGGAGGCGGCGAGCAGGCTGGTGATCGGCTGCTTCAGCACGAAGGCGATGATGCCGCAGCCGGCGAAGCCGAAGACGATCAGGGTGGAGAAGCGGCGGACGATGCCGGGGATCTTGCGCTGGGTGCGGATCTCCAGCGGGGTCCAGACGAAGCGCTCCAGCGTGCGGTCGACCAGGATGGCCGGCACGATCCACCACAGCACGTTGACGCCGTTCACCACCATGGCGATCCCGCTCGGCGGCAGCGTCGCCACCGCCTGGTCCAGCACGATGTTGCCGACGGACATCAGCAGCAGCGGCCAGGACAGGATGCGCATGAACAGCGTCTGGATCTTCCAGAACTGGCCGCGGTCGCGGCGGTCCATGAAGGCGGCGAAGACCGCCAGCACGGCGCTGAAGATGGCGATGTAGACGAAGAAGTCGCGGTGGATGAAGTCGCGCGCCGCCGGGGAGTCCGGGGTGGCGACCACGCCGAAATCGACGCGCGAGAAGTCCGGCTGCGGGCGCCCGAAGCCGACATAGTTGGGATCGCCCTCGCTGCCGACCGAGGCGACGTCCTGCGAGATCCAGGCGCGCGACAGGCGCCAGCCGGGCGACGGCGCCAGCACCCGCTTGGCGCGGAGCTGGTCGAGCAGGGTGGAGCTTTCGCTCTCGCCCTCCAGCGCGCGGCGGAAGCGGTCGGCGAGGCCGGGATCGGCGGCGGACGCGGTCTCCGCCGCGGCCATCGCCTTCAGCTTCTCCACGAAGTCATTGGTGTCGACCAGCGACATGCCGAGCACGTCGGTGACGAACATCACCGTGTTGCGGTTCTGCGTCCGGTGGCGGAAGCTGACGCCGACCGTCTGGCTGCCGTAGGGCGGGCGCTGGTCGAAGACGTTCAGCGCGAAGCGCCCCTCGATCCGGTAGGCGACGTAGGTGGTGACCTCGCCGCGCTCCTCGCGGTAGGGCTTGCCCAGCTCGACCGGCTTGACCGCGTTGGTGAAGACGACGTCCGCCGGGTTGAAGGCGCCGCGGTAGCGGAACCAGATCGTCAGGTTCAGCGTCGCCTCGTTGGCGTCCGGATTGAGGTCGCGGATCTCATGGAGCTGGACGCCGGTGTAGATGACGTCCGTCTTGTACATGAAGCGGTCGTTGACATAGAGCGCGCGGCCCCTGGTGACCTCCTCCAGGAAGTTGGAGACTCCGGCCTCGCGGATCGGCTGGAGCTGGGTCAGCGCCGCCACCGGGTTCAGGCCGTTGTAGGAGGCCATCATCACCGGCAGGGTCGCCTGTCCGCGATTGTCGAAGGTCCAGGTGCCGACCGTGCCCTGGAAGGCGGTCTCGGCCCGGTCGTGGTCGGCGATGGCGCGGCGCAGCGCCTCGCCGTCCGGCTTGCCGGTGGTGACATTCGTTCTGGCGATCGCGCCGGCGATCAGGTCCACGCCGTCGGCGCCCAGCGCCGCCGCCCAGTCGGGCACCGCGTTGAAGCGCTTCACATACTGGCCGTAGAAGCGCTGCGCCCGCTCGTTGGCCGTGTCGAACAGAACGGGCGAGGACACCAGCAGGCCGTGGCCGTAGGCCTCCGGAGTCAGCGCCTTGGGGTTGGCCTGCGCCTGGGCGACGATCTCGGTGCGGAAGGCCGAGGTGGCCATCTCCGAGCTGCCGGCGATCAGGTTGCGCACCCCGGCGTCGCGCAGCGCCACCACCGCCCGCGCGCTATCCACCGCCGACCCGATGACGACGACGGCGCCCGTCGGCATCTTCTCCTTCACCGCCTGGGCCAGCGCCGGCAGGGCGGACGCACCGCCACGTCCCGGCGCGAAGGTCCACTGGCCGACCAGCCGGGTCCCGAAGCGCTGGAGGATCGCGTCGAACTGCCCGGCCTGGGCCGCCGCCTGCTCGCTGTCCTCGCGGACGATGGCGACGGTCGGCTCGCCCACCACGTTGCGCACGTAGTTGGCGAGGAAGCGCGTCTCGTGCGTGCGGTCCAGCGTGATGCTGAACAGCCAGGGGCTGGGCGCGGCGTCCGCCGGGCGGACCAGCGGGCGCGGGGCGATCAGCGGGATCTGGCGCTGGGCGTAGATCGCCGTCGCGCTGTCGGTGGCGTCCGGCGTGTGGCCGATCACCGCGAGGACGGAGGGATCGTTGGAGACGCGCCGGGCGATCTCCAGCGACTTGCCCTTGTCGCCCTCGTCGTCGAAGGGCCTGACCACCACGGGACGGCCGGCGATGCCGCCCGCCGCGTTGATCGTGTCGGCGCGCAGCGCCGCCCCCTTGCGCAGCGCCAGCCCGAGCGCTGCGTCCGGCCCGCTGAGCGGCCCGACGACGGCGACGGTCAGCGGCTCGCGCGCGCTGTCGCCGAGGAAGCCGGCGCGGACGACCAGGGAGACCAGCACGGTGACGAGCATCGCCGCCGCCAGGATCAGCGCGAAGCGCGCCTTCTTGGTCAGGTGCGACCAGCGCAGCGGCGGCGGGGAGCGGGGCTGGAGCGAGCTCAGCATGGGGTGGGCCTCGGGCGGTCCGTGTCGGGGTGGAAATAACCCTCTCCCCCCTGGGGAGAGGGTGGCCCGGAGGGCCGGTGAGGGGGTTGCGCGTGGCGGTGCATCCGGCACACGCGCAACCCCCTCACCCTGACCCTCTCCCCAGGGGGGAGAGGGGAAACAGCGATCGGCGCGCGCATCCTCATTGCTCCTGCATCGCGTGCTGGAGGCCGTTGAGGACCGGCGAGAACACATAGTCGAGGATCGTGCGCCGCCCGGTCAGGATGCTGCAGGTCACGCGCACGCCGGGGAACAGCTCGTAGGTCTTGCCGCCGTAGTCGAAGCGGGTCACCGGCAGCTCGACGCGGACCTTGTAGTAGGACTGCTTGTTGGCATCGAGCAGCGTGTCGGGGCTGATCGTCCGCACCCGCCCCTCGATGTGGCCGAAGCGGGAGGCGTCGCCGCCGGCCAGAGTCACCACCACCGGCTGGTCGGGGCGGACATAGCCGATGTCCTGCACCGGCAGGCGGGCGTCCACCACCAGCTTGCCGTCGCGCGGCACCAGCTCCACCACCGTCTCGCCGGCCTTGACCACGGCGCCCTTGGTGGAGACGGCCAGCGTCTTGACGATGCCGTCCATCGGCGCCCGCAGGCTGCTGCGGTCCAGGCTGTCCTGGTAGCGGGTCAGCCGCTGCGACAGCTCGTCGTGGTTGCGGCGGGCCTCGTCGAGGGCGTTGCGACTCTCCTCCTCGTATTTGCGGCCGATCCACACCAGCTTGCTGCGCGCCTCGGCCAGCGCCGCCTCGGCCT
This genomic stretch from Azospirillum sp. TSH58 harbors:
- a CDS encoding ABC transporter substrate-binding protein, which gives rise to MLSSLQPRSPPPLRWSHLTKKARFALILAAAMLVTVLVSLVVRAGFLGDSAREPLTVAVVGPLSGPDAALGLALRKGAALRADTINAAGGIAGRPVVVRPFDDEGDKGKSLEIARRVSNDPSVLAVIGHTPDATDSATAIYAQRQIPLIAPRPLVRPADAAPSPWLFSITLDRTHETRFLANYVRNVVGEPTVAIVREDSEQAAAQAGQFDAILQRFGTRLVGQWTFAPGRGGASALPALAQAVKEKMPTGAVVVIGSAVDSARAVVALRDAGVRNLIAGSSEMATSAFRTEIVAQAQANPKALTPEAYGHGLLVSSPVLFDTANERAQRFYGQYVKRFNAVPDWAAALGADGVDLIAGAIARTNVTTGKPDGEALRRAIADHDRAETAFQGTVGTWTFDNRGQATLPVMMASYNGLNPVAALTQLQPIREAGVSNFLEEVTRGRALYVNDRFMYKTDVIYTGVQLHEIRDLNPDANEATLNLTIWFRYRGAFNPADVVFTNAVKPVELGKPYREERGEVTTYVAYRIEGRFALNVFDQRPPYGSQTVGVSFRHRTQNRNTVMFVTDVLGMSLVDTNDFVEKLKAMAAAETASAADPGLADRFRRALEGESESSTLLDQLRAKRVLAPSPGWRLSRAWISQDVASVGSEGDPNYVGFGRPQPDFSRVDFGVVATPDSPAARDFIHRDFFVYIAIFSAVLAVFAAFMDRRDRGQFWKIQTLFMRILSWPLLLMSVGNIVLDQAVATLPPSGIAMVVNGVNVLWWIVPAILVDRTLERFVWTPLEIRTQRKIPGIVRRFSTLIVFGFAGCGIIAFVLKQPITSLLAASGLVGMVIGLAIQANIANVFSGIVLNIERPFQIGDSIQITDLVRGVVVDMTWRTVRIRNVAGFIVAMPNAKVSEATVINFSAVDRVSMKLEYYADARHDPGRMGGLLTTALQNADKVMPSATGGPPFVRYDGIRGVNGQWLCKYNLFFWVEDYDASFVVPELVWRSVYRTLAEAGIEPTPPDLMEAAGPAAAVNAQRKAIPA
- a CDS encoding type VI secretion system protein — encoded protein: MVLLMLTLELVLSTIGSAIVYLLSFAVTLAPYALLALPLYIFYRLGRMVWPTLRGWRRKPAVKAAAGRKAPPRRAAPPAPLRVRAEAPPPTKAAANAPPNARIYGEGMDILTRQMRGPLRRGDIPWFLAFGVGGPALLATDPTHVRWPEDGNGENGCWWFCEGAAILHAGADSADGSRLGASWPALVAAMRKRPMRRPLDGVLLMVGADELRAAAERPGPRDALAKRGAALRERLRTLRDDVGVVGPVHVVVVRAEALDGFTDLCAAVPSALLDGVLGWTNPQDWAKPFEPRRIDEAFEAIAADIAVLEADAFAAGTAGVRLPLLPASLDTLRHPLALFLDGALGGDDQSEPFPLRGIALTGAYAPATGGRRPVFARDLLPGRAFAEAGYGRPSDAAYQQAHKRRRMAQAALAASVAGLSVAAWQGVSGVAAGSPPVAAATADLRRALLARDAVTDGALAGRVIAATAVMERSPLATPLLPTSLFSGFDEDKKRLASVTLRRSVLRPIRDALLPSATMAELPPVANPQRVEDLPAFRRLAEQLDRIGGRRDALERYDRFRRNSGFDELNALAESVYGAVPRSPMTATDGYITRIAAGADLPNLDARTIAAAVRAESVQLAAPLAEELYGRNPLRQRAEALAERLRGLPETPTAEDVDAVRRLTGAVAESVAWPIAGALQEPARGLPDAIRVMLQKAAIADLPGRDTTDRITEALSTAATGARAAVLALDAPQTGALFAVGDGGALVLNPAVTALPDALAAALPATVPDAPPAEAAKPAEPKPEQTKTEQAKTEQAKTEQAKPAEAKPAEAKSVMPEAEPAKPVAAAPPPPPRPAPEPAALPPAVVELPAVVAHLPIPPRMPAEAPVPDGDLALSKLSTAFAQTLAGRFPFVGTDQSRGAPDADPQDVRRFFRQLDEHRAAVMRTATPEVAAFMERMEAARPLLEAIARPSPVSVRLTYGANRAQEVGAEHIIDWSVRSGASAVGASANGGTLAWTPGQPVLLSARWAAGSPFRPKGAPAGGTAAATGDTTTLAERGPWALLRLLKGHAPSSSRDGLLLRVALPTQTIDGEPVRDTVLVLGAAVSAGARSELPARALDLPVRFPQR
- a CDS encoding YcjF family protein, with translation MVDRKKRAQELIKYHSYASGAFGLIPVPGADVAAVSVAQLNLIHKLAKLYEIEFAQERTRAIIGALMGGVMPGALSSSVLGSAVKAVPFIGTALGVAVMPALSLAATQALGRVFAQHFETGGTLLDFDVETMREHFRKEFEAARNDAAKDEAGEAPAAAPQMEEQPTQKAG